TTAAATTATGATAAATAAATATATTATATTAGCTATTATCCTATTTTTTATTGGAAATATAATAAAAGCATTTAGGACTTTATATATTTTAAATCCTTATTTAAATAAACCTATAAAGCCATATTTAAAAAGTACATTTATAGGTTTTTTAATAGATTTCTTTTTTCCTTTTAGGGTATCAGATATAGCAAGAACATTTGTTTTTTCAAGACTTACAAAAAGCTCTTGGAGAATGTCTTTAAGTTTAGCGTTTATTGAAAGAGTATTTGATTTAATAATAGTATTTTTTATATTGTTATTTTTTAATATAAAATCATTATCCATATTGATATTGTTTATTACAGCGACATTGATATTTGTATTTTGTAATTTTATAATATTAAAAAAAACATACTATTATTTATCTTCACTTTTTAATGACTTCATAAAATCTTTTTTACTGGGGTTATATTGGTCTTTATATAGGTTTAGAATTGATATTATTGACAATAAGAAAAAATTATTTGTATTTTCATTATCTAGTTTGTTAATGTGGATTTTCAATATATTATCTGTTATTATTGTAAGCAATGCAATTTTTAATGTAGATTTGAAAGATTTGATTTTGCATCAGTTTACAGATTTAACATCAGCAGGACTAATAAAATCTTTATCTATATTTAAAGAAAATGATTTTATAAATTATATTTCATATTTATTAATTCCAAATATATTACTCATTATAATAGCCTATATTCCATTTAAGGAAAAAGAAAAGACTTCATCATTAAAAATGATACCTTATGTATCTAATGATATATCATTGTCATTTTTCAAATATTATTTTAATAATAAATATTCAAAAAATGATGATACTTATTATAATATGACTAATAATGCCACTATTATAAAAGATTTAAGTGCTGCAAGTGAAGCGAAAACCTATTTAATGCAAGGAAAAGATAATTTGTTTGTAAGAAAAATAGCACTTTCAAATGCTGCTGATAAATTAAAAGCACAATATGAATGGCTTGAAAAGAATAATAATTTACCTTTGCCAAAAATATTGAACAAAGTTGAAGAAGAGAATTTATTTTCTTATGATATGGAATATTTTGCCAATGGGGAGACTTTTTTTACAACTATACATTACATAGATGTAATAGAAGCTTGGGATATAATAAAAAATATAATTGATAAATTAAATGATTGTTATTCAAATGCAAATTATATAGGGAATAAAAAAAATATAATAGATAATATATATAATGAGCATATATTAAATAATATTAATTATTTATTAGATTCTAAATATAAATATTTGACTAAATATAAATATTTGGTTGTAAATAATACAAAAGTACCAAATATAATGAATATGCTTAATGAATTAAAAGAGTTTCATTATTCTTTAGAACATAATATACAATATATACATGGCGATTTAACCATAGAAAATATACTTGTAGATAATAGTAAGAATTATATTCTAATAGATCCAGCCCCTAGATATAATAACGTATTTGCTGAATATGCTAAACTTTTTCAATCTCTTCACGGAAAATATGAGTATGTAAAAAATCTAAATACTTATTCTATTAATGAAAATATTATTACATATCCGGATTATTCCACTTTAAAATATGAAAGAATATTTAATTATTTGAAAGATTATATAAGAGATAAATTTGGAGATAAAGGGTTAAAAAGTATATATTTTTATGAATCAATTTGTTATATTAGAGCAATAGTTTATATGATAAAATTAAATAAGAGTAATGCTTTTTTAATGTTAGCCTTAGCAGGTTTAGCATTAAATGAATTTGATACATTATGAAAAATATATTAGTTATAAGGTTGTAGTATGAAAATATTAGTATTTATACCAATGTATAATTGTGAAAAACAGATACCTAGAGTAATATCACAATTTGACGAAGAAACTCAAAAACTATTTACAGAGATTTTAGTTGTTGATAATATAAGTAAAGATAATTCTTTATTAGCAGCTGAAGAAGCATTAAAAAAATTAAACAATATAAAGACTACTTTAATACAAAATGAAGAAAATGTTAGTTTAGGCGGTTCACACAAAGTAGCTTTTAATTATGCAATAGACAATGATTATGATTATGTAATAGTACTACATGGTGATGATCAAGGTAGTATTAAAGACATAGTACCATATTTAAAAGATGGAACAGCTTTTAAATATGATGCTTTTTTAGGTGCTAGATTTATGAAAGGGGCTAGTATTAAAGGATATTCAAATTTGAGAATATTTGGTAATAAAATATTGAATAGTATTTATTCTATTGTTGTAAAAAGAGCAGTATATGATATGGGATCTGGATTAAATATGTTTAAAATTGATATTTTAAAAGATAAATTTTATATTAAAATATTGCCTAATAGCTTGACTTTCAATAATCTAATGCTATTATATTTAGCATATAAAAAATACAATTATAATTTTTTCCCAATTAATTGGCGAGAAGATGATCAAATTAGTAATGCAAAAATGTTTAAGCAAGGTTTTGAAATATTAAAGTTTTGTTTTTTATATATTTTTAGTTCTCAAAAACTTTTTATTGATAGAGAATATCTAAAAAACTATTTTTATACTATCAAATATACAAATAAGGAATAAGAATGATGAATATTTTGATTACAGGTGGAGCAGGTTTTATAGGCTCAGAATTTGCTAAATTTTTATTATCAAAAGGAAATGAAGTTAAAATTTTAGATACATTAGAATATGGTTATAGAGATAATTTTGAAGATAATGAGTATTTAGTTAAGAATTTTATATTAGATGATATTAGATCTAAAGATTTTAATAAGTATCTAAAAAATATAGATATAGTTGTGCATTTAGCAGGAATTTCAGCATTGCCTGAATGCGAAGCAAATCCAACAAAAGCCATTGATATTAATATTACAGGATTAACCAATGTTTTGAATGCATGTAGATCGAGTAATGTTAAAAAAATTATTTTTTCATCTACTTCAGCAGTATATGAAAATAATAATCCAAATGATATTTATACAGAGGATATGATCGTATATCCTAATTTAATATATTCTACAACAAAATATATGGCAGAACAAATATGTAAATCATATTCACAAAATTATGATATGAATATTATAATTTGTAGATTTTTTAATATATATGGTCCGCATCAAGATTTTAAAAGAAAATATCCTCCATTTACAAGTTATTTAATAAGAGAAATAGTTAATGGCATAAAGCCCACTATTTTTAATACATCTGATGTTAAAAGAGATTACATATATGTTGATGATTTAATGGAATATATGTATAGAATGATTAATTCTGAAAAAAAATATAATTCAGAAATTTTCAATTTATGTTCTGGAGAAGGATATTCAGCTTTAGAAATTGCAGATATAATTTTTAGAACATTAAATAAAAATATTGAATATAATAGCGGTAATCCAAATAGTTTTTGGGATAAATATGAAGAATTATTTGATAAAAATTATAATTTAAGTAGAAAAAGAATAGAAAAAGAAGTATTTAAAAATGCTATAGGTTCAAATGTTAAAGCCAATAAAGAATTTAATTATATTCCTAAAACAAAAATTATTGATGGTATTAAACATATAATAGATTTTCAACTATCTAGTGTAAATAAATACAGTGGGGGGGGGGGGGTAAATAGTGCTTATAATTATATTGAAATATTAAAAATAATATCATATGTTTATATATTAATTATCATTTTTTTATATTTAAACTCTAGTAAAAAAATTAAGGTATAAATATTATTATGAGAATATTAGTATTTATACCAATATATAATTGTGAAAAACAGATACCTAGAGTAATATCTCAATTTGATGAAGAAACTCAAAAACTTTTTACAGAGATTTTAGTTGTTGATAATATAAGTAAAGACAATTCTTTATTAGCAGCTGAAGAAGCATTAAAAAAATTAAACAATATAAAGACTACTTTAATACAAAATGAAGAAAACGTTAGTTTAGGTGGATCACACAAAGTAGCTTTTAATTATGCAATAGATAATGGTTATGATTATATAATAGTACTACATGGAGATGATCAAGGCAGTATTAAAGACATAGTGCCATATGTAAAAGATGAAACAGCTTTTAAATATGATGCTTTTTTAGGTGCTAGATTTATGAAAGGCTCAAAAACACCAGGATATGATAAGATAAGAATATTTGGAAATTATGCTGTTAATATTTTTATTAGTATATTTCTAAGAAAAAATATTAAAGATATGGGCTCTGGATTAAATATGTTTAAAACAGAAATACTAAAAAATCAATTCTATTTACCTTTTAGAAACGATTTAACATTTAATGTATATTTATTATTTTATTTAATATATTCTAAAACTAATATTTTATTTTTTCCGTTAACTTGGCGTGAAGATGATCAAATTAGTAATGCTAAAGTATTTAAACAAGGTATACATATAATAAAAATGACTTTTCAATATGTATTAAATCCTAAAAAACTTCTTTTAAAAGGTGATGTAATTAATAATTTTAATTATAATATTATATATAAAAATTATTAAGTTAATAATTTTTATAATTTATAAAAAATTAATTATTCTCCTTTATTAATATTTTTGTATTATATAATTAGAGTTAAAAATACAATTAAGTATAATTAAATGAAATGTTAAAATATGATTTAATTTATCAATTATTTATTAATTATGAAAGTAGCGTATACACTATTTACATAAGCAGAGATTTTAGCATGTATTTTTTTGTTATTTATCAATAAAGATAAAGAATAGAATTGATAATTTTCATTATTATGATATAATAATTTACTAAATGGAATAAGAATATGAAAACAAACAAACAAACAAACAAACAAACAAACAAACAAACAAACAAACAAACAAACAAACAAACAAACAAACAAACAAACAAACATTTCTATATATTCTCAAGTTTTACTTTACTAATACGCTCTATTTCTGTTGCAAAAAAAATTATTACAAAATTAGAAATCTTCTTTCTAATAAACTTCACACTTTTTCAAGGAATAATATATGAAAAATAAAATATTTATCTCAAAAATATATTTTATAACTATTAGATATTTGTAAGATTAAACAATAATAAGGTTTTTTAGTATGAAAAAAATATATATAGCAGGACATAGAGGTTTAGTTGGCAGTGCAATAGACAGAATGCTTACAAAAAAAGGATGCTCTAATATAATAAGAAAAACACATTCAGAGTTAGATTTAAGAGATAGAGAAAAAGTATTTGAATTTTTTGAAAAAGAAAAACCTGAGTGGGTATTTTTATCAGCTGCTAAAGTAGGCGGGATATATGCTAATAATACCTACCCTGTAGATTTTTTGCTGTATAATTTGCAAATACAAAATAATATAATAGAAGCTTCTTATACTTATAATGTTGAAAAATTAATGTTTTTAGGTTCAAGCTGTATATATCCAAAAGAATGCTCTCAGCCAATAAAAGAGGAATATTTACTTTCAGGATATTTAGAAAGCACAAATCAGCCTTATGCTCTAGCAAAAATTACAGGTATAGAATTATGTGATGCATATAATAGGCAATATGGTACAAACTATATTGCTGTAATGCCATGTAATCTTTATGGTATAAATGATAATTATCACCCTGAGAATGCTCATGTTATACCTATGCTTATAAGACGTTTTCATGAAGCAAAAATAAATAATTTGAAAGAAACTGTTATTTGGGGGAGTGGCAATCCTTTAAGAGAGTTTATGTGTTCCGATGATTTAGCAGAGGCTTGTATTTATTTAATGGAAAATAAAGATGCTAAAGATATAGGTAAATTTATTAATATAGGTTCTGGAAAGGAAGTTACTATAAAAGAGTTAGCAGAGTTAATAAAAAAAGTTGTTGGTTTTAAAGGGGGGATAAAATTAGATAGCTCTAAACCAGATGGTACTATGAGAAAATTACTTGATGTATCTAAAATAAACTCTTTGGGTTGGAAATATAAAACTGAACTTGAAGATGGTTTAAAAATAGCTTATGAAGATTTTTTAAAAAACTACAATAAATAGGGTTAAAAACATGAAAAAAGCACTTATTACAGGAATCACAGGTCAAGACGGTTCTTATTTGGCTGAGCTTTTATTAGAGAAAGGTTATGAAGTACATGGTATCATTAGAAGAAGCTCATCTTTTAATACAGAGAGAATAGATCATTTATATAAAGACCCCCATATTAATGATGTAAAAATGTTTCTTCATTATGGAGATTTATCTGATAGCTCTAATTTATCAAGATTATTAGAAAAAATACAGCCAAATGAAATATACAACTTGGCAGCACAAAGCCATGTAAGAGTAAGTTTTGATATGCCTGAATATACTGCTGATGTTGTGGGACTAGGTACTATAAGAATACTTGATGCTATAAAAGATACTGAAATTAAAACAAAATTTTATCAAGCTTCAACAAGCGAATTATATGGAAAAGTTGTTGAAACTCCTCAAACAGAAAAAACCCCATTCTATCCAAGAAGTCCTTATGCTTGTGCCAAATTATATTCATATTGGATTACAGTTAATTATAGAGAAAGTTATGATATGTATGCTTGTAATGGTATATTGTTTAACCATGAAAGCCCAAGACGCGGAGAGACTTTTGTTACCAAAAAGATAACACATGCAGTTGCTAAGATTTTAAAGAAAGAACAAGATAAATTATATTTAGGCAATTTGGATGCAAAAAGAGACTGGGGATATGCGAAAGACTATGTTGAGGCTATGTGGCTTATGCTGCAGCAAGAAAAAGCTGATGATTATGTAATAGCTACAGGTGAAACACATTCTGTTCGTGAATTTCTTGATGAAGCTTTTGGTCTTGTAGGGCTTGATTGGAAAAAATATGTTGAAATAGACCCTAGATATTATAGACCCTCTGAAGTAGATTTACTTTTGGGTGATCCTACTAAAGCTAAAGAAAAATTAGGTTGGACGCCAAAAACCGCCTTTAAAGAGTTAGTAAAAATAATGTTGGAATATGATTTAAATAATATAGGATTAAGTTTAAAGGATTTTAATTAAAAATTAATTATACTCTTTCATTGATATTTTTGTATTATTAATTAGAATTAAAAATAAGTATTTAAAATAATTAAATTTGTCGCCGGATAAATTTATTTATAACGTTTGTATTCATACCGTAGGCCTTAGAAAGTATGAACGCAAACGTTTTTTATTATATAGGGTCTTTTATGAATAATATACTTTATCTATTTATTAAATATGTATCACTCAATGTGCTTGGTATGATTGGTTTATCTTGTTATATACTTGCAGATACTTTTTTTGTGGCGAGGGGAATAGGTTCTGATGGGCTTACTGCTTTAAATATTGCTATACCTATTTTTAATTTTGTTAATGGAATTGGTTTAATGCTTGGTATGGGTTCTGCTACTAAATATGCTATATTAAAAGCACAAAATAAAAATAATGAAGCAAATATTATATTTACTAATTCTTTAATTTATATATTAATAATATCTGTTTTGTTTATAGCTGTAAGTGTTTTCTTTACATCTAGTATAGCTTATATTTTGGGAGCTAGAGGAAATATACATGCAATGACTAATATTTATGTAAAGATGATACTTTTATTTTCTCCTATGTTTATGCTTAATAATGTACTTTTAGGTTTTGTTAGAAATGATAATCACCCGAGGCTTGCTATGATTGCTATGCTTATGGGAAGTTTGTTTAATATTGTTTTTGATTATATATTTATATTTCCTTTTAATATGGGCATATTTGGAGCGGTGCTTGCTACAGTATTTTCTCCTATTGTAAGTATATTAATATTGTCAATTTTATTTATTAAAAAGAAAAATACATTTTTTATTGTTAAACCTAATATTAGTTTTAAGAAATTTTTTGAAATATCTTCTCTTGGTATATCTTTTTTAATAACAGAGGTTTCATCAGCTTTTGTTATGATTGCTTTTAATATAATAATACTAAATATTGCTTGTAATGTTGGGGTTGCTGCTTACGGAATAACTGCTAATATAGCATTAGTAATTATAGCGATATTTACAGGAATGGGACAGGGCGTGCAGCCTATTATAAGTATTAACTATAATAATAAAGATAATATAAATAAGATATATAAATACGCTATAATTTTATCAACAAGTATTTCTGTTATAGTTTATATAATTACTTATTTATTTGCCAATGAAATAACTTCAGTTTTTAATAGAGATAATATAGAAGAGTTACAAAAAATATCGGTTAATGGACTTCGTATATATTTTACAGCATTTATATTTGTGGGCTATAATATTATCACCTGCGTATATTTTTCTTCTAGAGATAAAGCTAAGCCAGCATTTATAATATCTATATTAAGAGGCTTTATATTTATAATGCCATCAATATTTATTTTATCTAGTATTTTTAATATGATAGGAGTATGGCTATCTTTTCCAGCTGCAGAGATTTTAACAAGTGTTTTTTCTTTATTATTTTTTATTAATAAGAATAAATACTATGATTGACAATTTTATATATTATGTTATAATAATCTAATATCTGGAATAAGAATATGCAAACAAACAAACAAACAAACAAACAAACAAACAAACAAACAAACAAACAAACAAACAAACAAATAAACAAACAAATAAACATTTCTATATATTCTTAAGTTTTACTTTATTAAACAAATTTATATTTGTTGCAAAAAATATTTTAATCAATCTAAATACAATCTTTATGGTATTTTCTAAATAAAAATTGAGGATAATAAAAATGAAAATATCAGTAATAATACCTTGTTACAATGAAGAAAATACGATAGAAACAATAATAGATGCTGTTATAAATTCAAAGTGCTCTATAGAAAAAGAAATTATTATAGTAGATGATTTTTCAAAGGATAATACTAGAGAAAAATTGAAATTACTTGAAAATAAAGTTCATCTAATTTTATACCATGAAAAAAACATGGGTAAAGGTGCCGCACTTAGAACAGGCATTAAAGCTGCTACAGGAGATTTCGTAATTATACAGGATGCTGATTTAGAATATGATCCAAATGAATATGATAAATTATTAGAACCACTTATTAATAATAAAGCGGATGTAGTCTTTGGAAGCAGGTTTGCAGGAGGAGAATCTCACAGAGTTTTATATTTTTGGCATCAGATGGGCAACACTTTTTTAACTTTATGTTCTAATATGTTTACAAATTTAAATCTTACAGATATGGAAACTTGCTATAAAGTATTTAGAAGAGGAATTATACAATCTATAGAGATTAAAGAAAATCGATTTGGTTTTGAACCAGAAATTACAGCTAAAATATCAAAAATACCAAATATTAGAATATATGAAGTAGGAATATCATATTATGGTAGAACTTATAATGAAGGTAAAAAAATAGGCTGGAAAGATGGTTTTAGAGCCTTATGGTGTATTTTTAAATATAATATTTTAATTCATTAATTTTACAAATTTTATAAGGTGTATATATTATGTTCAATAGAAAATTATTTTTAGTGATAATTACATTAATAGTGATAATAATTTATATATTAGGTATCAAACCAAGGGAAGCTAGTTTATATGAATTTATATTGGATGATTATATCACTTTACAATTAAACAATATTAATATTGAAGAAGTTAAAAAATTATTTACTACTGATAATAGATTAAATAATGAAGATTTAGCCAATTATATATTTACAAATGAAAATATTACAAATTATTATTATAGTTTTAGAGTAAGATGTAATGATAAGGTTTTTAAAAATAATCATATTTATAAACTAAATATAGAAACAAATAAAATATTAGAAAATAATAATTTTATTAAAGAAATTAATTTTGATAAGAAAGAAAATCTTTATGGCAATCTTATATCTGATAAAAAAATAGAAGAAAATAAAATTGATAATATTAACTATACATTAAAACTAAGATTATATTTTTTTATAGGGATTATTTTATTAATAACTATATTTTTTATAATGCCAATAAACTATAAAAATCCTCCTATTTTTCTTATTGAAAATGGTAAGCAAAAAGTATCTGTTTTAATTTTTAAATATTTGTTTTTTATTTTTTATATAGTATTTATAATTGTAGGGATATATCATCATGAACCTTGGAGAGATGAGGGTCAGGCTTGGCTTATAGCAAGGGATTTATCTTTATTGGATATATTTTTACAAACAGGACCTGATGGTCATCCTTTTTTATTTTTCTTTATTATTAAATCTTTTACTTTTCTTCCATTTTATCCTACTTTACATATAATAAATGCTATATTTATGTTGATAAGTGTATATTTTTTATTATTTAAAAATATTAAATATGGCTGGCTTACACAGTTTTTTATGATTTTTAATATTATGGTTATGTATGAATATCCTGTAGTTGCTAGAAATTATGGACTTGCTTTTATGCTTTATATTTTTATTTTATATGTATATGAATATAAATATATAAAAACTACAAGATATGTTATTTTAATAGGTCTTCTCATGAATACTACTGTTGTTGGAACTTCAATAGCTTTTGTAGAATCATTTTTCTTTATATATAAAATACTTTCTAAAAAAAATAATATATTTTTAAAGAAAAAAATGAGAGATATAATAATATTATATTTCTTTTTATCTTTAATATTATATCAAGTATTAATAATGATGTATAATAGATCTGGTATATTCTCTTTTATAAAAAATATAGAACATTTCTATTATTTGGCATTATTTATAGTAGTTTTTTCAGCTTGTTTATTTGGTTTGATTATATATTTAAAGATTAATAATAAATTTGTACTTCCAAAAATTAGTTATAAAAAAGAATTTATATTTAAATTATTTTTAACATTAGTATTTTTATTTTCTATAAATGCATTTTATAAATTAGCAGATAGACATGTATTTTTGTTTATTATGTATTTGATATTTTTAGTAAATTACTATAATAAAAATCAATCTTCTTCATTTAGATTAAATTTAAGTATATTATTTGTATGTATAATATGCTATTTATATTATTTTGATATTAACAGATATATTTATGATATTAAAAATGATTTTTCTTTTTCTAATAAGGCAGTACAATATATAAGAGAGAATAACTATGATGATAAAGAAAAATATATTATCATAGTTAATAATTTACATTATTTATCAGGATCAATATCTCCATATTTTAAAGAAAAAATAATATATGATACAGGACTTGAAAGATATATGAGTTTTTCTGATTGGATAGTAAAAAGAAAACAAAATAAACATAACAATACAAATTTTATTACCAATATGTCTAGTAAAACTATAATATCGTTAGATTATGAAAATAACGGATTAAAATATATAAAATTAACTAATTTCAATGCATTAGAAGAATACATAACATTTTATCTTGTTACTAATAAATAATTAAAATAAAGGGTTAAAACTTTATAATAAGCTTTAACCCTATTCATTGTTTTTATTGTAATTACATCTCTACAACCAAAGCAGTACCCATACCGCCGCCTATACAAAGCGTAGCAAGCCCTTTTTTAGAACCGCGTTTTTTCATTTCGTATAAAAGTGTAGTAAGTATTCTAGCTCCTGATGCTCCTATTGGGTGACCTATAGCAATAGCTCCTCCATTAACATTAACTATATCCATATTGAATTTTAACTCTCTTGCAACTGCAATAGACTGAGCAGCAAAAGCTTCGTTGCTTTCTATTAGGTCTAAATCTTCAACAGTTAGATTAGCCATTTTTAAAGCCTTTCTGCTAGCTTCTATTGGGCCAATTCCCATTATCCTAGGCTCAACACCATGAGTAGCATAACCCAAAACTTTAGCCATAGGTTTAATTCCAAGTTCATCAGCCTTTTCTCTAGACATAAGCACAACTGCAGATGCAGCATCATTAATACCAGAAGCATTACCTGCAGTAACTGTACCATCTTTTTTGAATGCAGGCTTTAATCTGGATAAAGATTCCATTGTAGTACCGAATGTAGGGTGCTCATCAGTATCTACTACTATTTCTCCTTTTTTAGTTTTAATTGTAACAGGCACTATCTCATCTTTAAATCTTCCGCTTTTTATGGCAGCCTCGGCTCTGTTTTGGCTTCTGCAAGCAAACTCATCTTGTTCTTGTCTTGTTATTTTCCACTGTTCAGCGATGTTTTCTGCAGTAACACCCATATGATAATGCTCAAAAGCACATATAAGAGCATCATTAAGTAAAGTGTCTTGCATTTTTGTCTCGCCCATTCTTGCCCCCATTCTCATAGCACTAGAAGTATATGGAGCCATACTCATGTTTTCTGTACCACCTGCAACAACTATGTCAGCATCTCCCGCCTTAATCATTTGTGCTGCCATTGATACTGCCCTAAGTCCAGAACCGCATAATATATTTATGGTTAATGCCGGTTTTTCTACAGGTATTCCAGCATTAATAGAAACCTGCCTTGCAACATTTGGAAGAAGTGCTGATTGTATAACACAGCCAAAATAAGTTTCATCAACTTGTTCTGGTTTGATATTTGCTCTTTT
This is a stretch of genomic DNA from Brachyspira sp. SAP_772. It encodes these proteins:
- a CDS encoding acetyl-CoA C-acetyltransferase; this encodes MREIVIASAVRTPVGKFLGSFANTSAVELGTIAVKEALKRANIKPEQVDETYFGCVIQSALLPNVARQVSINAGIPVEKPALTINILCGSGLRAVSMAAQMIKAGDADIVVAGGTENMSMAPYTSSAMRMGARMGETKMQDTLLNDALICAFEHYHMGVTAENIAEQWKITRQEQDEFACRSQNRAEAAIKSGRFKDEIVPVTIKTKKGEIVVDTDEHPTFGTTMESLSRLKPAFKKDGTVTAGNASGINDAASAVVLMSREKADELGIKPMAKVLGYATHGVEPRIMGIGPIEASRKALKMANLTVEDLDLIESNEAFAAQSIAVARELKFNMDIVNVNGGAIAIGHPIGASGARILTTLLYEMKKRGSKKGLATLCIGGGMGTALVVEM